The following proteins are encoded in a genomic region of Patagioenas fasciata isolate bPatFas1 chromosome 26, bPatFas1.hap1, whole genome shotgun sequence:
- the LOC136112229 gene encoding LOW QUALITY PROTEIN: interleukin-1 beta-like (The sequence of the model RefSeq protein was modified relative to this genomic sequence to represent the inferred CDS: inserted 1 base in 1 codon), giving the protein MAFVPDLDTLESSSLTEETFYGPNCLCLQKVMLGXVGMALGPVDGEAGVSPRVPFPPQKPRLDLEVTSPGVGIEVMATKGHPTGTFRRAAVLMVAVTKLLKRPVHKDFADSDLGDFLDDIFEPVSFHRIESSYAGAPVYRYTRSQSFDILDIAQKCFVLESPTQLVALHLQGPSAGQKVKLNIALYRPRSSQDGLGSGRVPVALGIKGYQLYMSCVLSGAEPVLQLEEADIRRDIENVELTRFIFYRLDSPTEGTTRFESAAFPGWFICTSLQPRQPVGITDKPDQVNIATYALSRH; this is encoded by the exons ATGGCGTTTGTCCCCGATTTGGACACACTGGAGAGCAGCAG cCTGACTGAAGAGACATTTTATGGCCCAAACTGCCTCTGCCTGCAGAAGGTAATGCTGG CGGTGGGAATGGCCCTGGGACCCGTTGATGGTGAAGCCGGGGTCTCACCGCgtgtccccttccctccccagaaACCCCGCCTGGATTTGGAGGTGACATCACCTGGGGTGGGCATCGAGGTGATGGCGACCAAGGGACACCCCACTGGGACCTTTCGCCGCGCCGCTGTCCTCATGGTGGCCGTCACCAAGCTCCTGAAGCGGCCGGTGCACAAGGACTTTGCCGACAGTGACCTTGGGGACTTCCTGGATGATATCTTTG AGCCTGTTTCCTTCCACCGGATCGAGAGCAGCTACGCTGGGGCGCCCGTCTACCGCTACACCCGCTCCCAGTCCTTCGACATCCTTGACATCGCCCAGAAGTGCTTCGTGCTGGAGTCACCCACCCAGCTGGTGGCTCTGCACCTGCAGGGACCCTCCGCTGGGCAGAAAG TGAAGCTCAACATCGCTCTGTACCGTCCCCGGTCATCGCAGGACGGCCTGGGGAGCGGGCGGGTGCCGGTGGCGTTGGGCATCAAAGGCTACCAGCTCTACATGTCGTGTGTGCTGAGCGGCGCTGAGCCCGTGCTGCAGCTGGAG GAAGCCGACATCAGGAGGGACATTGAGAACGTGGAGCTGACCCGCTTCATCTTCTACCGCCTGGACAGCCCGACCGAGGGGACGACCCGCTTCGAGTCGGCCGCCTTCCCCGGCTGGTTCATCTGCACGTCCCTGCAGCCCCGCCAGCCCGTCGGCATCACTGACAAGCCCGACCAGGTCAACATCGCCACCTACGCGCTGAGCAGGCACTGA